Within Homo sapiens chromosome 2, GRCh38.p14 Primary Assembly, the genomic segment TAAATGTACTGCTTTAAAAGACtaaattctgggccaggcgcagtggctcatgcctgcaatcccagccctttggaaggctgaggcaggcgggtcacctgaggtcaggagtttgagtccatcctgatcaacatggtgaaacccggtctctactaatataaaaattagccagacgtggtggcaggtgcctgtaatcccagctactcgggaggctgaggcaggagaatcgcttgaacctgggaggcggaggctgcagtgagccaggatggcaccactgcactccagcctgggcgacagagcaagactctgtctccaaaaaaaaaaaaaaccagacttaAATTCTGCAGTTCCCTAAAGACCAAAAATTCTGTGACATTAAATATGTCACTTCTCAGGGTGCAGGCCACATAACTGACTGGCTGTCCCCTTCAACGCTGACCTTTTCTGACATGTAAGGATATTtaaggaaggcttccctgagcACTGGCTCCAGGATCTCAGTGTGGGAACCACGGGGCCTGCAGTCAAATCAGGTGCTCGACAGATGTCCCCGACTCTTTATGCGTGCACTGCCCAGTCGGCCCTGCATGCAGGACCTCTGCTCCTCCTAGAAGCTCAGAGTTTAGTATTTTAGAGTTGAAAGAAGCAGGCGAGAAATCCCACAGGACCAAGGTCTGTCGGGAGACACTGAGTGGTTCCATGAAAATACTGGACCTCATTAGCCCATCCATTTCCCAATATGCACATGTATCTTGGGAACTCTCGGGGGACAGTTTCAGGCCAGCTGCCCCAATGCCCCATCTCCTTCCCCTCAACAAGCCCTCGATAGCAACTCTACCAAACATGTATGAGATGGGGAAGGTCCTACAACCTCATGGGAATAGCAAGGAGGGAGATTATTTGACCGAGGCCAGGTGAAATGATGTCTCCTAGTTATACCAAGTATACCAAGCAGCCCACCATGGAGGTTTAACACCCATGACTCAGAACACTCTGGAAAACGCTTCCCTCCACAATGGACAGGGACTGAGCGGCTCTCAGCATGCTTTTGAATTGCCAACTCTGGACAATTTATTTCGCCTAAAAAGCCTTTTTATAATGCCAGTTTTATAACTGATGAAATGAATTTTCTTCATTCCTAGATATTAAAATCTTTATCTGTGTAACCTAACTGAAGAAAATCTCTCCAAAAAAGGACCTGAAGCCAACAAAGTGTGTGATTAGTAAAATTAAGTTAAGCAGAACCCTGAACTTGCATGCAGCCGCTGCAAGATTCCCTCTCCTGGAACAGGCTGTGGCCACAactccccttcccagccccaAAGCCATGCCCCATGGCTTTGCCTCAGGAGAATCTAAGAACCAGAGGGCTCGGGACACATCACCAATGTCAGAAAACCAACTACCTAACTCAGCAGCACAGGACTCTTCTTTGGTATAAAGAGAGTACTTTTAAAGGTCCTGCTTTAAGACCACTAGTTGTTGGTTTCAGACGAGTATTTTCTATACCCtgactcctcttcctcctcaaggaaaaggaaataaggaacATGGCAGAGCAGCTAGTCATTCAGCAGAGGCCGGCCAGAGAGGGCCCGGCTCAGGGGCTTCCCCACTATGGGTCAtcccacctgcagtcccagcccaCAGCCCCCCAGGCCCAGGAGCTTTCACCAACCTGTTCATACCGGGAAGGTTACCCCAGAAGTAGCGGGCCCTGTGTGCAGCTGACACTTCTTTGGCATCAATCATCACAGGGTTGGACTACAAAACAGGAGACGGTTTGAAGATGAGCCAAGGAGGAGCATGAAACAGCGCCGGCATGCTGCTGGGGTCGAGCCTTAAAGCCTCAAAGCCTCTTACTTCTCTCTCAGGAGCCACACACTGGGCTAGCCTGCAGCCTCCaggagaagctggaattacaCCTAGCCACATTCCACAAGCTGTCACTGGAACGTTCTAGATCAGCATTGTCCAAATGAACTTCTGCGATGGTGGGTTGTCCTCTACACTGTTCAATTCAGTGGCCACTAGCCCACTAGTACAGGTGGCTATTTTGTACCTAAAATGAGGCCAATGTGATTGAGGAGCTGAATGGTTAATGTTAATGTAAACAGCcgcatgtggctggtggctaccatattgcACAGTGCTGCTCTAGACTACCCAGAGGCTGGGAGAGCCCAGGCTCCAGCGAGTATGGGTGTGTTTACCATGAGCCCTGATTAGAACTCAAACAGACGCCTGCTCACACTTACAGTCAGAACACCAGCTCACAGTGTGACCCACCCCAAGACTCAGGAGCACAGGTGGGCTCAAGCTCCCAGAAGGGCCACTCCAAGCACGCCTCTGGCAGCAGAAGCCCTCTGCACGCGGCTCAGACTTGGCTCAGGGTTAAACGGGGACTCACATGATAAGGAATGAAAACTGAGCTAAGTCTTGTTTTCTTCTCAGGTGCCTGTCATGGTACCAGGGAGTGAGGATAGGCCCTTCTTGCTCAGGGAAAACTGATTTTGTCCTCTCAAAGATCCTGGTGTGTAACAAACACCATACAGAATACCCAACCCCAGGAGTCTGGCACCCCACCTGATTGAGTGACAGGTCCTTCAACCCCGGAGGTCCACACCCACAATGCCACCTCTTAGAGTGAGACCACTGGTTCTTTCCGAGGTAGGCCTCTAACCCTGCTTCCTCCCTTTCTATCCAGGAAGCCTGGGGCTTCCCAAACAGGCCCCTTGCAAAGCAGAAGTCACCAGTCCCCAGCTCCACAATGCAGATGAGACAGGATGAAGCAGCAGTCCAAGGTAGAAGCCATTAGTGAGCTGGCCAAACCAAGGTTGCTGGCTATACCTCGAGAAATCGCGAGATGTCCCTCTTGTCACTAACGCCCATGGCCACCACATTCTCAAAGAGCCAGAAGAAGGGGCGATCATCTCCCTCCTTGGGCCGCGCATCATGCAGGAGGCGGTAGAACTCAAAGAAGAGCCGGCCAGTGCCCTCTGAGAGGTCGGAAGAGAAAGCCATCAGCTGGGGCTGTCTGCATAGGACAGTGGTGTGGCTCGGGCACGGGGAGGGCACGGGAAGACAGGGTCATCGGGAATAGCTGTCCCAGGGCAGAAATATCCAAGGAGGAAGCCTATGTGCGGAAGCACCAGCTGAGAAGGTGGAGGGGACAGGATGGTACCTACCGTAGAGGCCCTTGCGAGCAGGGTTGACGATGGAGAGGTCATTGCAGGGACTGCCCCCAATCACCAGATCGAATGGGCCCCACTCCTGGATCTGGGAGGATAAAGGCAACGTGATGGGCCTGCTGTCCAGGGACAGAGgcagacaggaagaaagagaaattatctGTGAACTTGGCAAAGAAGTCCTTTGACACGAAAGAGAGGAGACCCAGCTGCTCTGCAGGCTCACGACCCTAGCTGCAACCATGGACAAGTCCTAAACAAGAACGGGACCAAGTTGGATCATTTCTTAGGCCAATGGGGAAACTAGTATCACCCAGGCAGGCAACACAGCCACCCACTGGGAAGGTGACCCAAGTGGACGGCTGAGTCTGAAGGTACCTGGCATGCTGAGTGTCTTAGGCAGGGTGTCTGGGCCATGTGAATGTCCTCCAGTTGCCCTTCAGGACTCCAGAGGGCCTGTAGTCATGCTTAAGGGAAgaccctgcctgagcctcccagatATGGAAGCTGATAAAGCTATTTGCCAAAAGTATTGGGAGGACAGGAACCTCTCTCTAATCCAAAGAGCTCTACTAGAAACTGTCCAGAAACCAGCCCAGGGAGTAGCCAGAGCTCAAGTAggcactatgttgcccaagctagtcttaaacccctggcctcaagggattctcctaccttggcctcccaaagtgctggcattataggcatgagccaccatgcctagcccaaaTTCCCATTTCAATTTGCCCTTTACCCTCTCAAGACAGAGGACAAATGGAAGATAAGGAGAAAAAGAGGCTGGGGCAAAGGGTGAAGAGAAAGAGggcaaatgaacaaaatgaaaggaGGCAAGGGCTGCCTCCAGGTGCTGAGTGTGCAGGGAGGGGAAGACGGGCTGCGCCCCACAGCATGGACATACATGCTTCTGTGTGACGCTGCGGACGTCCCCGACGTACATGATCTTCCCCTGGTGCCGCACCATGCCCACCGTGATGGAGTCCTCACACACCTCCGAGGCAATGTAGCGGTCCACCTGAATGCCCAAGTCCTTCAGCACCAGGAGCCCTGCACCAGCCAGCAGACAGCACCGTTACTTGGAGCCATCTCCCTGGCACCCTGGTCTCGGCAGGTGAGCCTGCTGGCCAACAGGACCCATGGGGTCAGCTGTAGGCCCAAGTCCTATCTTTTCCCTGAAGATGCCTTAAATCCTTTCTGGATCCAACTGGAGTATCCATAGTAAGGACATCGAGGCTCTGTCTCATGCCTCGTTTGGCCTATCTGGAAGGCAGTCAAAGCTGCAGAAAACTGACCGGAGAGTACATGGTTCCAGGATCCAGGAAGAATCACAGCTGACTTTTTGGGGgccttttctttgttgttgtccGTCTACAACTTGGTCCTTCCATACCCTCTTATCACCTCCTGCTACAATTCTACCCCACCCTTTGACTCAACCTGAATGTTCCCTGCTCCACAAAGGTTTCATaaatgccctgccccacccagtAGCCCCTGGAATCACCGCCCCCTCCGCTATGAGTCCCCAGCTCTGTGCATCCCTTGCCTCCCCATCAGAGCAGTTTCCATTCCTCACTCAGCCCTCTCGTGGATTGCAAAGGCTCTTCCAGACAGAGGAGGCCTCCTTCATTGTGCTTCCCCCGAGCTAACCACACAGATTTCCTTACCACGATCCCTCCCCCTCCAGAAATGCTAGCCGAACTGAGGCAAGGAAACAATCAGAGCAGATCCCGAGAGGGTCTCGGGAGAAACAGGGTACGGCACTGTTTCTGCTGCTCCCAACATGTCCCCCAGCCAAGGAGCTTTTACAGCCTCCTGGGGTGTGACATGATTTAAGAAGGCCTCAAGGTTCCAGTCTGGGATACAAAAAGCTGTAAATGAACTTCTCTAGGTTTACAGAAGAGCAGCATGGAGCTGAGAACAGAAGACAAACATCTGGCCGGGGAAGCCATCCCCTCCGCCTCACCCTCTAACCAGGGTCCCTGGGTTGAGACTGCCTATCTCCCTCTGGCCAAAGACATGAATTCTAAGAAGAGCTATTCCTTTCTTAAAAGCCGGGAAGCCCTTGGCTGggggggcagggcagaggggtgGATGTGTCTTCACAATCTCCTAGGACGCTTTCTGCAGTGTCCAGAGTCACATGAAGCAAACAATGCCTGCAGGGTGACCCAGCATCTCCTAAAGGTTTTCCTAAGGAGGGAATGGTTCAAGTATATATTCTATCAGGATGCTTGTCACAGCActacttataataataataaaaaaaatagtaaatgacCTAATAGGGGTTCGTTAAATAAATTACGGCACTTTGACTCAATGGAACCTTACGCAACACTTACAAATAAAGAATGTAGCTTTGgccgggtctggtggctcatgcctgtaatcccagcactttgggaggccgaggtgggcggatcacaaggtcaagagatcgagaccagcctggccaacacggtgaaacaccgtctctactaaaaacacaaaaattagctgggcgtggtggtgggtgcctgcagtcccagctactcgggaggctgaggcaggagaactgcttgaacccaggaggcagaggttgcagtgggccaagatggcaccactgcactccagcctgggcaacagactccgtctcaaaaaaaaaaaaaaaaatgtagctttaTATCGCTTGACATGAAAAAGCAATCATAATATAATAAATGCAAGGCAAGTTACAAAACCGTGTGCATTCACTACCCACTTAATTTATCTATCTATGGATGTATGGTTATATAAACACAAACgcacagaaaaaaatctgaaaaggacatatgccaaaatattaataaaaggatAATGGGTGATTTAAATAAGTCTTCTTTAGACTATCTTGTGTATAATCAAAACACAACAGAACTGTGTATGTTTCTGTCTTGCTGAATCTGTCCTTTGAGGCTCTGTGAAATCTCTGTGAATCTGACTAATGATCACTCGGCCTCTGTGGCTGAATCTTCCTTACTAAGGAAGCGCCCAGCAGGCAGGCTGCTTTACcacctgttttacttttttatttttggtcaaaTCTAAGTCCACGGACTGCATACGTTTCCACTTCACACACAAGCTTCCCCTTTGGGATAATATTTTAACAGCTGTGAAGCTAACCATCATTTCGTTTTGCCAGAGTTGCCCACACACCTGGCTCCCCCATCCTGGGACAAGGCGGCCAGCACCTCTTGGGCCTGCACCCCTCACCTGTAGCGATTCCATCAAAGAGAGACAGCACCCGGATGGGCTTCCTCTTCTCAGCTGGGACAGGTGGGTAAACCTTTGGAGGGTCCTAAGCAGTGAGCACAACAGGTCAGATGCAGGCCCAGCGGTGTCCCAAGCTCCCACCCAGCGCTGGCCCTCCAGCCAGGCTCCTAGACCCACACACCCTGCGCACAGCTCAGGCCCCACAACCAAGGCTCAGCCAAGGGAGCTCGAGACCGCGCCCCAGGCCCAGCACTCACAAATTCCTGGTCGTGGTTATTAGCGAAGAACATCTGGAGCCGGGAGGGCCAGTCCTCTCGCCGCCGCAGCAGCCCGTAGGTACCCTTGTGCCCGCACATGTAGCAGTTCCAGGGGTCTTCCTTAATGGCTGCCTGGGCAGCCCCCGGCCCCACCAAGAGGTCCACACACTCCACGCAAAAGCACCTGGAAGGAGACCCAGTGAGCAGAGGAGACTCTCAGCCCTGGTccggggaggccaaggtgtgctaCCTGGAATGGAAAGACCGGGTCTGGAGCATGGCTAGGGGGTGGAGGGTctgtggggaagggagaggaggggaggcgGTGGGCGGCGGGAGCCTGGGGCCCAGCTAAGGAGACCACTGGAGGCCACAACAGCCTCACCTGCAGCAGTTGTTGTTTCCGCACATGAGCACCTCACGGCCCCCACAGCAGATGGTGCAGTAGGACTGGTAGCCGTCGTCGTCGTACTGGTACGCACACTCCAGAAAGCAGTTCTAGACAGCAGCGGGAAGGGTCAGAAACCACCAGGACGGGTCCCAGGACGGCCAGGACGAAGGGAGGCTCCACACCTGGCCTCACAGAGCCTAAGCCCTGAAGACATGACCCCGCCACCACCTTAGCCAGGGTCAGGCCCCAGCTGCAGATCTGGGAAGGGGAAACCTCATCTGCCTGTGCACCGCCATGGACAGAACCAAAGAGCAGCCTGAGAACAAGGCCAGGGAGGGGGCTGCACCACCACCTTGGGCCTTCCTGCAGCCCTGGGTTTTTCTCCTGGGCTCCCCAGGGCACGGCAACCCTGCTACACTCTGCCTGAGCTTGTCCCCGCTGCTCTGCTCCCATCCCCACATCTGGGGACTAAAATGGGGCTTGAGAGAGGTAAAGAATctttcagaggagaaaaatgagagcAAGTCAAAAGCTTGAAACCCAAGGGCCCGTGTCATCAGGACTCTGCTTCCAGAGGAAGCTCTGAAGTCTACATCACACGCACACCGGGTGTCACCCTGTACATGCCCAGAAGCGGTGGACACAGTCAGCCAGAAGGCCGAAGGGCCGGCCTCAACGGCACCTCTCCTGGGTGGGTGTGCTCCTACCTTGCAGTTTTGGCACATTCCTCCAACGAAGAGGGGGTGTTCCAGGGTAACATTGAGGCTCCCACAGGAGATGCAGATGTCTGGAAAGCAGAGGGAGGGGATGGGGTGAGTACCACCGAAGGGCCTCTCCCTCCCCGGGCCGGAGCCCAGCACCAGACCAGCCACAAAAAAGGGGTGTGCCAGAGCGGCAGCCAGAAAAGAGTCCAGGGTGCCCCACGGAAAAGGGAGGCACTGTGACCCCAGTCTCGAACGCCATCATCTCAGAGCACCAATGCCACCATCCACAAACAGGGATGGAGTGACAGCAGGACAGAAACCTGCTCATGAGAAGCAGCCCTGGTTCCAGGTTACTCAGGAGGGATTCCCGGGGTAATCCTCAAGTCCTGACCCCTGCCCCAATCCTCCCAGGCCGAGGGTCCTGAGCCAGATCCACCAGCACCAGGCTGAGGGCGACAGCCCCAGGATGAGAGAGGTGAGCAAAGGTGAAAGGCTGAAAGGGGACCTGTAGGTGAGTTCAGTCACACCCAAGAGGGGCTGCCCTTCTGTGGCCACTGGGGAGTCCCACACCCTGAAGACCAGCCCACGCCATTGACAGGAGAGCAGAATCATGGCACCAGAAAGACAGACAGTGCACGAAGCACGGTGAAGGTGGTGTGACACGCAGGACGTGGCCCCTGGTCCCATGTCATTCAAACCTTCCTAAGTGCCTCTGCTACTCTGCCCCATGCCACACTAGGAGTGCCAGAGTTCCCAGGCAACAAACTTACCCTCAATGTTCCGGCACTTCTGCCGCACCTCGTACACCAGCCGCTCTGCAAGGGGAGGAGAGCTGGCGTCAGAGGAGGCCGCGCCTGCTCCTCGGATGCAGGCCTCCTGGTGCCACCCTCTCCAGAAGCAGGCCAACTACCTCTTGTGCGCTCATCAATAATCTCCTTGACCTTGGGCTTCTCCGCTGTGCTCTTCCGGGGCTTTTTGGCTGGTGGAGGTGGTGCGTAGGCAGCTGCCTCAGGTTCCACCCACATGTCCGTGTACACTTCTTTGTAGGGATTCTTCTCTTCTGGAGGAGGAAAGCAGGTGCCAAGGTCAGTTACAGGCTGACAGGAAACTccagccccttcccccaccctccttACAGTGGGGTGCGGCCTGGTCTCCAACTTGTTCCCACCTCCCAACTCTACGGTTCTAGCCAACCAACAGAGAGCAGGTCATTCAAGTCCTGACCCCAGGGCAAGAGAGACCCCGGCTGTTCCCACTGGGCCCCTCTGTGGAGGCCTTGGCAGCCCTCCCTAAGCATGGCTTTCCCAGCCCTGGTGTGGATCTGCCTGGCGGGCAGGGGTCCCAGAAAGCTGGGTGCCCTCATTTaccttctggtggctccaggcccTTAGGGCCAGAAGGCTGGAAGCCCCCCAGGGCCCATTCAATCATGGGCTTGTTCTGCACCTCCACGGCCTTGGCAGTGTCACTCTCATCGCTGTCGTGGCACACCGGGAACAGCTTCCCCGCGCGGCTGCTGGCCACCTGGAGGGTGACACGCCAGGGTTGGGGTTGTCAGGACAGGCTGGAAGGCAGATGGGTCAGGCTCAAGGCCAGACTCTGAGTAGTGAGGGTGGCACAGGCAAGATGGGGAGGAACCGCTGAGGAGGAGCGGGATGTGCATACGGGCGAGCGAGGTGGAGAGAAAGGAGTCGCTGCCTCCTGGGCCTCCGTTCTGCTCAAGCCCGACCTGCACTCCAACTTCCAGGCCTCCTAGTGCTCTAGGCTCCTCCTCCGAGCTCCCAGCAGGGACACTCACCTGCAGGACCTCGTAGATGGCTTTGCGGTACATGGGCTGCTTGTTGTACGTGGCCTGGTGGAACGCACTGCAAAACGAGCTCAGCGGCATCAGCTTCTCAACACACACCTGGGGGGACAAGCCAGGCCTTGTTTGCCGAGGCTTACACTTGCAAGCACCCACCCCATGCCTTGCAACTGGCAGGGGCTGGGAGCCTCGAGAGTCAGTCTCAGCCCTGGAGGGGACCAGATACAGTGATAAATAATTACCCGATGCAAAGAGGAGTCCAGACCAAGAGTAGGGAAGTACCTGAGTGCAGGTGGAAAGGAATTCTAGTGAATAGGTTCCTGGAAGGCTAAAACTGGGCCAGCATCCTAGCTCTCTGAGCCACAGGTGCAACCTAATTATCCCTACAGCTTCTTCCACCCACCACAGGCAGAGTAGGGGTGAGCAGAACCCACTTCCATCACCCCAATTCCAGACTGCCCCCAGCCAAAACCACAGGCCCTGGGATCAAGaaccttcccccaccccaggctACTGCCAAACCCCACAACTTACCACTGAGAATTTGCCGTCTCCGAACCACATGACCCAGCGGGTGCCTTCAGCTGCTCGGCTCCGGCCCGTCATCCACCAAGACACAATGCGGCCTGGCCACCAGGAGAAGCCCCGCAGTTTCCCCCACACCAGCTCCCCAATGCCAAAGCCCCGGCCGTCCTGGAGCCCCAAGGAGCAGAAATCATTACACAGTGGTCACGAGGCCCTGCCACCCTGATCCCCCCATGGCAACCCCAGCCCTGGGCATCTGGGGGGCAGGACAGCCAGGAGGGAGCTCCATCTGAATGAGGCAAGACAGAGCAAAATCGGGGAGACGAAGAGGCCCGGGGTCAGGTGGAGAGAGCGAGCGGCCCgtgggagatggagagaggagagCAGGACGGGAGGAGCTGGCAGTGGAAGGCCCCCGGAAAGAGCTGGCCACGGCTGGTGAAGAAGCCGCTCACCTCGTACTCTGGCTCGTCATCGCCTGCTTTGGTGGCATTCTTGTCCCCAGCATCGGACCCCACGGGCTCAGGCGTGGTAGCCACAGTGGGGGATGCGGGGTCAGTGGGCTGCTGCACAGCAGGAGGGCTGGCCTCCTCCACCTTCTGAGACTCCCCGGGCCCCTGGTTTTCTTCCACAGCATTCATTCCTGCAATGACCTTGGCTTTCTTCTCAGCCTggggaaacaaaaaacaaaaagtcacctTGACCTCTCCAGGAATTAGCAAGGCCACCTGACACTCAAGGGGACCATGTTTGTCAAAACCCGGAACAGTGACAGAAGGTCAAGGGCTGGAGAGAGCCAACCAGCTGCCTTGCCGTGAAAAATGGAAAGACTTGAAGTAGAGAGGTGAACTCAAGTCACACAATTCCAgccttcttttctgccttttaggAAACCTTCCTCCCAGATCTAATCTTCCTCAATCTCATCAGCATATCGGTTGCCTACCCTATGATAcggaaatgttatttatttatttttttttttggagacagagtcactctttcacccaggctggagtgcagtggcgcaatctcggctcactgcaacctccacctcccaggttcaagcgattcgcctgtctcagcctcccgagtagctgggattacaggcatgtaccaccacacctggctaatttttgtatttttagtagagatggggtttcgccatattgaccaggctggtctctaactcctgacctcaggtgatttgcccgcctcagcctcccaaagtgctgggattacaggcatgagccactgtgtctagcctacgttaatgttttttttttaattttattattattatactttaagttttagggtacatgtgcacaacgtgcaggtttgttacatatgtattcatgtgccatgttggtgtgctgcacccattaacttgtcatttagcattataccgtatatctcctaatgctatccctccccctaccTATGGAGATGTTAATTCTATCCAAATATTAATCAGGCACTATTGTTTAGACACAGATATTGGTTCCACCCTCTCCTATCTTCTTAATCAAGACTAGGATCTTCAgccaggcatgtgcctgtaatcccagttactgagcagggaggatcacttgagcccaggagttcaagaccagcctgggcaacatagcaagaccctgtcaccaaaaatttaaaaagcaaggggGACCCTCTCTTCTTCTCCACAATTCCCCTGGGCAATCAATCCTTCCTATTCCTGGTTTCCAGGCCACAATTCTAGTTTTGTGATGTCTGCTGACGAAGAAATCACTGCTCTGGGTTTAAAGAGCCCATCTCCCCCCAGCACATGCTCAAACACCATAGGAAGCTCCCCAAGAGCCTGTCTGTTCCCATGCTCAGACGCCATGCTGGAGTTCTTATGGATCACACCCAGTGTGTATTGTTACCAGATTCGACCCCTTCTATGTGCACCCTTCAGATCCATAAATACATGTATTCATTCAGTTATTTACTGAGCAGGCACTATAGACCAGGCGTGCTCTCTGCCATCCCACCAACAAATTAATAAGCCAAACCCCAGTTATTCTCCCATTGCACAGCCTCCATCCTTTCACCGTATCACACTCGTCTTTCAGGCTACGATCCACGCGCCCATTCCTTCTCACAACCCGCTCCAGGATCCCTACAAAGGAGAATGAAATCCTTGATACTTAGCTCTGAGAACCATTAGCCTTTTACTGAATCTAGGAAACACGGCCCTCTGACTTCAAGGCTTTGCACCCATTTCCACCATACCAGATTTAGAGGggagaaaaccccattttctacATGCCTTTCAAAAGAGCTCCCCCATGGGCCTAGAGCTGCGAATGCAAACCCATCCTCAAGGGTAAAGAGGATGAGCAAGCAACCTGGAGTATGAAGAAGAGCTCTAATCTGAAGTTGCAGCCTCTACATTCCTGTCGGAGCCTCACAACCAGCAGCTGACTTTGGAGCAGTCCTTTCTAGGAGTTGCTCCAACATAAAAAGGCACCTGAACGGAAGGATTTCTGGAAAGCTTTTCTGACCTGTTTAAAAATCTGGTGTATATATGGACCAATGATTCCCAGGACTCTCCCAAAGCCTGTCAATGGACCCCCCAGATCCAAGGGTCCCAGGTTAAGAACCTTTGTTTGAAGCTCAGTGGTCCAATGTATTGTCTTACagattcatttaatttcactgaGTCTTCAAGTCTTTGCCTCCAAGCCACAGACCAATCTGTTTCTTATGGCGATTCCGAAAAACACTGAAGATGTTAAGTCCTAGTTCTTCCTCTGACTCAACAAATTCTAAAACAGGATAATGCATCCtttgcccccaacccccaaacAGCTGGGAAAATGAGCTCATGGATGGCGGAATGAGCTCACGGATCGGACTGCGGGGGTGGAAGAATGTGGAGTAATTGCTCATCGCTCCCTAGCCCCACTCTCACCTGGCCAGAACTCTGCCCTCCCCTTCCTACTATCAATTAGCCATCGCCTCCTCCCCTACGAGAAGGTGCACTGAAGTGTGGACCCCGCTATGGGGGAGGGTGCCTCCCTTGCTGGGATCCTCAGCTGCGTCAGCTACCCTCGCAGAGGAGCCCACACCACG encodes:
- the DNMT3A gene encoding DNA (cytosine-5)-methyltransferase 3A isoform d (isoform d is encoded by transcript variant 6), with the protein product MPPRPAAAAASRPGPSSGDADLVLARRLPAHEPQGPTPRGLQWHLAPSGDRKSSRPGARAVAEKKAKVIAGMNAVEENQGPGESQKVEEASPPAVQQPTDPASPTVATTPEPVGSDAGDKNATKAGDDEPEYEDGRGFGIGELVWGKLRGFSWWPGRIVSWWMTGRSRAAEGTRWVMWFGDGKFSVVCVEKLMPLSSFCSAFHQATYNKQPMYRKAIYEVLQVASSRAGKLFPVCHDSDESDTAKAVEVQNKPMIEWALGGFQPSGPKGLEPPEEEKNPYKEVYTDMWVEPEAAAYAPPPPAKKPRKSTAEKPKVKEIIDERTRERLVYEVRQKCRNIEDICISCGSLNVTLEHPLFVGGMCQNCKNCFLECAYQYDDDGYQSYCTICCGGREVLMCGNNNCCRCFCVECVDLLVGPGAAQAAIKEDPWNCYMCGHKGTYGLLRRREDWPSRLQMFFANNHDQEFDPPKVYPPVPAEKRKPIRVLSLFDGIATGLLVLKDLGIQVDRYIASEVCEDSITVGMVRHQGKIMYVGDVRSVTQKHIQEWGPFDLVIGGSPCNDLSIVNPARKGLYEGTGRLFFEFYRLLHDARPKEGDDRPFFWLFENVVAMGVSDKRDISRFLESNPVMIDAKEVSAAHRARYFWGNLPGMNRPLASTVNDKLELQECLEHGRIAKFSKVRTITTRSNSIKQGKDQHFPVFMNEKEDILWCTEMERVFGFPVHYTDVSNMSRLARQRLLGRSWSVPVIRHLFAPLKEYFACV
- the DNMT3A gene encoding DNA (cytosine-5)-methyltransferase 3A isoform b (isoform b is encoded by transcript variant 2), which produces MGILERVVRRNGRVDRSLKDECDTAEKKAKVIAGMNAVEENQGPGESQKVEEASPPAVQQPTDPASPTVATTPEPVGSDAGDKNATKAGDDEPEYEDGRGFGIGELVWGKLRGFSWWPGRIVSWWMTGRSRAAEGTRWVMWFGDGKFSVVCVEKLMPLSSFCSAFHQATYNKQPMYRKAIYEVLQVASSRAGKLFPVCHDSDESDTAKAVEVQNKPMIEWALGGFQPSGPKGLEPPEEEKNPYKEVYTDMWVEPEAAAYAPPPPAKKPRKSTAEKPKVKEIIDERTRERLVYEVRQKCRNIEDICISCGSLNVTLEHPLFVGGMCQNCKNCFLECAYQYDDDGYQSYCTICCGGREVLMCGNNNCCRCFCVECVDLLVGPGAAQAAIKEDPWNCYMCGHKGTYGLLRRREDWPSRLQMFFANNHDQEFDPPKVYPPVPAEKRKPIRVLSLFDGIATGLLVLKDLGIQVDRYIASEVCEDSITVGMVRHQGKIMYVGDVRSVTQKHIQEWGPFDLVIGGSPCNDLSIVNPARKGLYEGTGRLFFEFYRLLHDARPKEGDDRPFFWLFENVVAMGVSDKRDISRFLESNPVMIDAKEVSAAHRARYFWGNLPGMNRPLASTVNDKLELQECLEHGRIAKFSKVRTITTRSNSIKQGKDQHFPVFMNEKEDILWCTEMERVFGFPVHYTDVSNMSRLARQRLLGRSWSVPVIRHLFAPLKEYFACV
- the DNMT3A gene encoding DNA (cytosine-5)-methyltransferase 3A isoform X4 — its product is MPAMPSSGPGDTSSSAAEREEDRKDGEEQEEPRGKEERQEPSTTARKVGRPGRKRKHPPVESGDTPKDPAVISKSPSMAQDSGASELLPNGDLEKRSEPQPEEGSPAGGQKGGAPAEGEGAAETLPEASRAVENGCCTPKEGRGAPAEAGKEQKETNIESMKMEGSRGRLRGGLGWESSLRQRPMPRLTFQAGDPYYISKRKRDEWLARWKREAEKKAKVIAGMNAVEENQGPGESQKVEEASPPAVQQPTDPASPTVATTPEPVGSDAGDKNATKAGDDEPEYEDGRGFGIGELVWGKLRGFSWWPGRIVSWWMTGRSRAAEGTRWVMWFGDGKFSVVCVEKLMPLSSFCSAFHQATYNKQPMYRKAIYEVLQVASSRAGKLFPVCHDSDESDTAKAVEVQNKPMIEWALGGFQPSGPKGLEPPEEEKNPYKEVYTDMWVEPEAAAYAPPPPAKKPRKSTAEKPKVKEIIDERTRERLVYEVRQKCRNIEDICISCGSLNVTLEHPLFVGGMCQNCKNCFLECAYQYDDDGYQSYCTICCGGREVLMCGNNNCCRCFCVECVDLLVGPGAAQAAIKEDPWNCYMCGHKGTYGLLRRREDWPSRLQMFFANNHDQEFDPPKVYPPVPAEKRKPIRVLSLFDGIATGLLVLKDLGIQVDRYIASEVCEDSITVGMVRHQGKIMYVGDVRSVTQKHIQEWGPFDLVIGGSPCNDLSIVNPARKGLYEGTGRLFFEFYRLLHDARPKEGDDRPFFWLFENVVAMGVSDKRDISRFLESNPVMIDAKEVSAAHRARYFWGNLPGMNSSAK